TCCCTGTGTTCTCTCAAACCATTTACAAAGCCCGAGTTCTGGAAAACAGCCCCAAAGATTATCTGGTTGTTACTGTTTCTGCTACTGATTTAGACGAGGGAAATTATGGGGAAATATCCTATTCTTTCAGCCAAAAATCCAAAGAAAATAGCAAAACCTTTAAGATAAATCCAATGACAGGGGAAATTCGACTCACAGGCGCAATTGACTTTGAAATGATTGAGACTTACGAGTTAAACATTCAGGCCACAGATGGCGGGGGTCTGTCTGCGCACTGCAAAGTGCTTGTTGTCGTTCTAGATGTGAATGACAATGCCCCAGAAGTGATAGTAACATCCTTCATCAGCCCGATACTTGAGGACTCCTTGGCTGAAACAGTGGTGGCGCTTTTCATTGTCAGAGACCGGGACTGTGGGGACAACGGGAGAACAGTATGTTCCATAGAAGATGACGTTccgttttctttaaaaacaactttCAAAAATTCCTACTCTCTGGTGATTGAAAGTACACTTGACCGAGAGAAAGTTTCCACGTATGATATAACCATCACTGTTCAGGATTTGGGATCTCCAAGTCTCTCTACTGAAAAAACCATCACAGTGAAAATATCCGACATTAATGACAATTCCCCAGAGTTCAATCAAACATCATATACTCTGTATGTCCGAGAAAACAACGGGCCAGGGATAAAGATTGGCAATATCGATGCTTTTGATTCGGACTCAGAGCAGAATGCCAAAGTGACATACTCTCTGTTGCCTGCTGAGGTAGGTGGCCTTCCGCTTCTCTCCTATATCTCCATAAACTCGGAAAATGGGAATGTGTACGCTCTGCGATCCATGGATTATGAACAGATAAGAGAGTTCCAGGTCACTGTGAGAGCTGCAGATGGCGGGTCCCCTCCACTGAGCTCTGAAGTCGTTGTCCGAGTTGTGATAATTGATGAAAATGACAACGCCCCCTTCATTTTATACCCTCTGCAGAACAGCAGCTCCCCCGCTAATGACCTGGTTCCCAGATCGGCGGAGGCGGGTTACCTGGTGACGAAGGTGGTGGCTGTGGATGGGGATTCCGGTCAGAATTCTTGGCTTTCCTATCACTTGTTGAAGGCCACTGACCCAGGTCTCTTCACTGTGGCTTCCCAAAATGGTGAAATAAGAACCACGAGGCTAATAACAGACCGAGATACGATGAAGCAAAAACTCATTGTGCTTGTTAGAGACAGCGGAGAATTGCCCCTTTCTTCATCTGCAACTTTGAACATAGCTCTAGTGGATGGGTTTTCGGACTTGTATATGCAGTTTACTGATGTAGTTGAGGGAGATGAAAAGGATGACACATTAACTACGTGTTTAGTCATTTCTTTGTGTTTAATTTCGTTTCTTTTTCTAATTTCAATAATTATATTTTCAATAATCAAGCTACTTCGGAGAAGAAAGTATGGAGGAACATCCATGTCTGCTTCTGGCATTGTTGATGGCGATGGCAACTTCCAGAATAATTTGACGCGTAACGGAACTCTGTCTCATAATTATCGTTATGAAGTTTGTTTAACATCTGGTTCGGGAACTAGCGAGTTCAAATTTCTGAGACCTGTTATCTCCTGTCTCCCAGCTCAGCACAGCAATTCTGGAACGGATTTAGTGAAAGAACAGGATCTTGTTATTAACTCGCATCTGAATAACGAAATGGAATCTGCCAGTCAGGTGAGACTCTCTGCTGCTTACATATATTTCCCCTCTTTTCTAGCCCAATATGCAATTAATTATTGTTTTAACGCCTGTATAGATTTCAATAATATTAATTGAATTTTTATGTTGAAATATTTGCAGTATCCCTCTGTATTTCCTCCAGTATACATATGGTGTATGGAAGTGATTTTAATACTGGTGGGAGTTAATTATATAATTTTACTTGCTAAGGTTTCAGTTGAGATATCGGTGTTACTGTTTCTTAAATATGTTACCTTGTTATTTTCACGGAAgtggaaattaaaatatttctttaagtGTTACATCAAAACGGTTTCACTGATTGAAATATACAGAATAAATCTTtgaatggggaagagagagatatTGCACAAGAGATTCGGAGCTACCGGATGCAATAGAAGTCAGAGTGTGCGAAAATGAGTGATGTGTAATCAACTGCTTTGGGAGCGCCGATTTGTGCCCTTAGAAGAGAACGCTGTTGTCCTGGGCTGTCAACGTTTCACAAGGCGagctcttctctttcttttccgAGGGCATTTGTAGTATGCAAATTCTGGCGGTGCTTAGTTTATATCTCTAATATGGAAACAGTTCCTCTCTGTGATCGATATCTTGGTATCGTAAAAGAAGGCCCAGAGAACAGTCAAACTCCATTAATGaaagttttttaaatataaatgaatgGTTTTATGTTATTCTCCTTAAAATTATCCTATGCAGGGAGTTAATGGTGTGTTTTCCAATTCTTTGCGCATTCGTTGTTTCCGGAAAGCTGAATCAGCATAATAATTCCTCCTATCCTGCTAAATGTATCAGTAAATTgcattgcttttttcttttcttccttggtATTCTCTCTGATTTAGAGCCCAATTAACCGGTTATAGAAAAGAGAaactaggaaaaaataaatactcAAAATATTGACAAGTAGATAATCTTTTGAGAAgctataaaacattaaaatagtaAAGTCTTATTATCTTGAAAAAATATGGCATAAAATAATCCGTTTTGCTGAAGATTTCAGAGTCAATACAGAATGGTTTAATAGTATTTTGACAAGATGCACTGAGGATAAGAAAATAACTTCATTTTGAAGGTTACTACATCCTTCTTCTGTTTGTACCGTCTTTCCAtctgcctgcccctccctctctccctccctccctccctctctctccctctctctaatGCTTCAATTTCGGTATGTTATCTGAGtaccaattgtgtgtgtgtgtgtgtgtgtgtgtatacgggcgcacacacacacatacagagagagattgTATGCGCTATAATTACTCGTCAATTTCAATGAAGGATTTGATTTCAAATTCAGGAAATAGCATGAACTGAATGGGTGAAATGCTAGATAACTAAtgttaatggtaaaactcccactaacttaaatgggccaggatttcacacaatATCTCTTCTCTGGGTAAGGCAGAGGATTGAGATgagggaatccatagactgaagAGTCGGTCCAGAAGTTCAGCCATGTTTTCTATTTGCTGTTCAGTGCAGGAGGTAGATGTAATTGCAACTTCAGTATATTTCATGTTGATTTTTATACTGTTCTTTACCCTCCTGCCACTTACACATTTAAATAGGGACtaataaacaaaaaattaaattgagTAGATGTTCTGATAAAGCAAGTGGATAACGCGAGGTATTCTAGATAAAGCAAAATGGGGAAATTAACTAATTATGTTGTATCTGTGAACTTCTGGGAGATATTAGAGCATAATGGCTGGTTTCCATCCTGTGGCCGTATTTAACAGGGGTCCCATATAGTACTCAACCAAGACTCTTGGGACCCATATGAGGAGACTGAAGTTCACTTCCTGTTGGCCGAACCATTTTCAGTTGTAAAGATTGTTTCACTTTCTCATTGTAGCTCTGAAAAATGTGGAAGTCTACTACTGAATTTAGTGAGAATTGGATCTGGCCCTCTGTGGATAAAAAAGATCCTTCTTATTCACCACCTACACTTGTTTGGGAGCCAGTCACCTAGTCATGCAATGTAGTGTCTACACAAGGGTTTCAAGGACAAGAGAAAATATTGCCAATTAGCTTGGACTGGCTATGAAGTTGCATCCTAGCTGTTGCATTCACCACGGCTGAATTTGCCTCCCACTATACCTATAGTGGACCTGAGATTGAGGCGCAGACCCTTGTGATCCCTTTTCAGCATCTCTCCATGATGGACCATAATAGCCTCCTTACAGTACCCCTggggggcattctgtgccaacaaattaaaaattctgcatcaaaaaattaaaaattctgtgcacaatattttaaaattctgcaaattttatttgtcaaaataacactacataaatacaccagtttcaattattttgataatttatttcaaaatacctgtcagcaagtatgtaacaatacagacacacacaaaaattccctgAGGACTAGAGTGTTTAAGAAACCCCTggtgacaacccagttcctgtttctctgcccccttcacacacacacctgagcccagctgtgccctcccccacccagaccAGACATCTGCCACCTTCCTTCCCAAGAactcagggatccagagggagaaacagcctgatgcttggtcccaggcttgaATGGAGTTTCCTGAGCACAGCCCTCACCTTCTCACAGGGCAGGGAACTGCATCTGCTGGGAACCCTCTggctccctgtccctccccccgaCAGTATCTTCTATGTGCGAGCtaggctctgccaggtccagtaGCCCCTAGTGAGGGCTAGCatcactgcagcccatttctgtgggggaaaggaaattctggaCACACagtgttaatttctgcaaaattctgcattgcacagtggtgcagaattcccccaggagtaaatttaAGACAATATGAACTGTAACTTCTGGAAAATTTACATCTCTCTTTGCTTATATCAAGTTCCCTTCATACAATAAGTAAATGTTAGTTTGGGGATCATTGCTGGATTTTATAAAAGTAAAGTGTTCTGTTTACTTTTCATTGGCAGTAGCTATGCCACCTTCCAAGCTCCCCATGAATGAGCCACAATCTCATGAATTGAATGAGAAGTTCAATCCTTCTTTCTGTTGAGACTGCCAGCAAAAGGATGACAATCAGCTTTATGTGATGTTCCTTTTTCCCAATTCAACTCGTCCACTGTAAGATCCTAATTCTAACGAACAACTCACTTCACATAAACAGTGAACAGCCACCTGAAAACCATCAATGTTAAGAAGTTGACAGTATCATTGTGTATAGTTAAAGTCTTTTCTTCCAATCTCCAGATGCATTCCAACCTCATTACACAATTATAAATGATTGTACAGAGATATAACAGATTCGCAACCATTTTATCAAGAATATCTTCCCGGAGcagctctctctgtctttccTCACATATTTGTTGAATACTTGATTCTGTGTGTCATACTAATTTTATCTCCACGAGTGTATGATGAACAGGAAAGCAAAGGCGACATATATAGATCATCACAAACGAGTGTTCATAAAGCTA
Above is a genomic segment from Natator depressus isolate rNatDep1 chromosome 8, rNatDep2.hap1, whole genome shotgun sequence containing:
- the LOC141992118 gene encoding protocadherin beta-1-like isoform X4; amino-acid sequence: MADTERRTAFKRQVACLLLFLYVWAIGSGTVRYSVPEEMESGSFVANIGKDLGLDLKGLFARRARIVTEDGSQYFQLNGNTGDLFIKEKVDREILCGQTDPCTVQFEIILDNPLQSYRIEVRVYDVNDHSPVFLESELRFKIPETTPQGSRFPLESAQDLDVGNNSLQNYSISTNAHFRVYTGEHSDGRKYAELVLDKALDRERQPEVSLLLTAVDGGSPPRSGTAQILVIVLDANDNLPVFSQTIYKARVLENSPKDYLVVTVSATDLDEGNYGEISYSFSQKSKENSKTFKINPMTGEIRLTGAIDFEMIETYELNIQATDGGGLSAHCKVLVVVLDVNDNAPEVIVTSFISPILEDSLAETVVALFIVRDRDCGDNGRTVCSIEDDVPFSLKTTFKNSYSLVIESTLDREKVSTYDITITVQDLGSPSLSTEKTITVKISDINDNSPEFNQTSYTLYVRENNGPGIKIGNIDAFDSDSEQNAKVTYSLLPAEVGGLPLLSYISINSENGNVYALRSMDYEQIREFQVTVRAADGGSPPLSSEVVVRVVIIDENDNAPFILYPLQNSSSPANDLVPRSAEAGYLVTKVVAVDGDSGQNSWLSYHLLKATDPGLFTVASQNGEIRTTRLITDRDTMKQKLIVLVRDSGELPLSSSATLNIALVDGFSDLYMQFTDVVEGDEKDDTLTTCLVISLCLISFLFLISIIIFSIIKLLRRRKYGGTSMSASGIVDGDGNFQNNLTRNGTLSHNYRYEVCLTSGSGTSEFKFLRPVISCLPAQHSNSGTDLVKEQDLVINSHLNNEMESASQLKGGKSLEEYFETGRIPF
- the LOC141992118 gene encoding protocadherin beta-1-like isoform X7, with translation MADTERRTAFKRQVACLLLFLYVWAIGSGTVRYSVPEEMESGSFVANIGKDLGLDLKGLFARRARIVTEDGSQYFQLNGNTGDLFIKEKVDREILCGQTDPCTVQFEIILDNPLQSYRIEVRVYDVNDHSPVFLESELRFKIPETTPQGSRFPLESAQDLDVGNNSLQNYSISTNAHFRVYTGEHSDGRKYAELVLDKALDRERQPEVSLLLTAVDGGSPPRSGTAQILVIVLDANDNLPVFSQTIYKARVLENSPKDYLVVTVSATDLDEGNYGEISYSFSQKSKENSKTFKINPMTGEIRLTGAIDFEMIETYELNIQATDGGGLSAHCKVLVVVLDVNDNAPEVIVTSFISPILEDSLAETVVALFIVRDRDCGDNGRTVCSIEDDVPFSLKTTFKNSYSLVIESTLDREKVSTYDITITVQDLGSPSLSTEKTITVKISDINDNSPEFNQTSYTLYVRENNGPGIKIGNIDAFDSDSEQNAKVTYSLLPAEVGGLPLLSYISINSENGNVYALRSMDYEQIREFQVTVRAADGGSPPLSSEVVVRVVIIDENDNAPFILYPLQNSSSPANDLVPRSAEAGYLVTKVVAVDGDSGQNSWLSYHLLKATDPGLFTVASQNGEIRTTRLITDRDTMKQKLIVLVRDSGELPLSSSATLNIALVDGFSDLYMQFTDVVEGDEKDDTLTTCLVISLCLISFLFLISIIIFSIIKLLRRRKYGGTSMSASGIVDGDGNFQNNLTRNGTLSHNYRYEVCLTSGSGTSEFKFLRPVISCLPAQHSNSGTDLVKEQDLVINSHLNNEMESASQM